AAGTCAATAACAGATGAAGCTGTTACGATGGGGTTGGTGTTATTGTGAGTAAATGTCTCAAATGAAAAGTATATACACATCTGTAAGTTAATTCCATTGACTTCTAGTTATTTTAAACTAaagaaatattttagaaaatAGGTACTTTTGGCCTGCGTAAAATAATAACATACATTTAGTGATGAAATATGCAGAGATTTCTACAAACAAAGTAATGATCTGGTCtttataatgtaaacattgtagGCTTAAGAAAAAAGTCAATAaaattttcttttaaataaaATTATAGACATACTAAAATTATTTAGTGTGATTATTTACAAACAGATGCACAAACAGCTCTTTTTTGTATCTACTGTATAAGTCAGCTTTCAAAAATTGCTGGCTGATTGCAAAATTCTGTTGCCCAAAGTACCTGCAAATCTAAGCCAGGTCCAGGTTGCCCAGACAGCTGCGTAGCAAAAGGGTAGCACAGAGCCAAAGCGCCTGCCTCCTCGAACTTGAATCCTGGATACGTAGATTTGGAAGAGTGCCCCAGGGATCAGCACCCAGGGAACAGTAAGGTGAAGTTGGAGCAGGTCTAAATTTGCACCTTGAATTGCAGACAGGGCTGCTAGTCCATTGCAGATGTAGAACAGAGCATCTGGAAGCTGTACGGTAGTAGAGGGTGGAAGCTCCTCTGCTTTGGTGAACCATTTTTTCATGGCAAATAGAATAGCTTGAGTTGTTTTAGAAGAGAGGAGCTGGGTTCCAGTGGGAATCAATGCCTTTTCTGCTATTGAGTTGACTAAGCTGGCAAAGGTTACATAAAgggataaggctgtgtacatagaACAAACTGCCCCAAAAAATCTATAATATGGTACATTGGCAATCTGGGGAATGGTGGAAATggtgagaagaaaaaagaagccaTTATCGATGTTTTCAAGTTTGCTTCTATTCAGAGACATCAGGCATAAAATCAATGCAGTGACTAAAAAAAACCAATCCCCTGTCATTCTGGCTCTGCTGAAATTTAATATATCAACATTGCCCAGAGCTGATAGAATAAACTCCTCCCAAGACTTCACAAGCCAGTACATACTATGGACACCAAATTTTGTGGTAAAGTAGACATCATTGCGCAGGTAACTGCAATAACTAGCATAGATCTGAGCAATCGAATTGATACTGACCCATACTGCTCCCACGTAAAATGTTTTCATGTACCCAAAGCagtaaaaagcaaaaataaagGGAGAAATCACACTACATAAGTTGCCAAGAGCCATTGGCTCAGCATATTTggtattcttcttcttctcctcaccAATACTCTTAGAAGAAGATTTGTTATTTGTTCCCAGAAGTAGAACATTAAATAACGCATTGCCAAACCCAGGAAGGATGTATCTCTGTGTGACTCCCTTTAAAAGTAAGGCAGTGGCTCCGTAAAGCCCAAAGGCAACTATCACTAGTTCAAAAATTCCGGATACTATTAATGCCCATTGGCTAAAGAGACCTACAGCCTCAAAAATGAGTGTAACTGTAATGGCTCCAAACACAAAGGGCATGATGTAATTAGTTGTGGCAGAACAAAAGGACAAAATAAATGCAACACTGATGTAGGCTACCAGTCCAGCGACAGCTGACTCACTAATTTGGGGCAGGGCCTCGGTTAGATTATTTGTTGCTACACTGCTCTTATTTGGATGCAAAGTGACAACTGTCACATTCTGGGGGGAGTAGGCTCCCAGAATAATCCGGGTTGCCCCAAAGCTGCTCCACAAAGCTGAGAATGATACAAAGGCTGTACCACCGAGATGGTCATACTTTCTGAAGGCCATTAAGCCAGCTAAAAATTGTGTCACTCCACCAATCAGGACAAGATGAACACCTGTAAAACAAACAGtagaatatttaaatattattGATTCCTCTTTTAGTTTTAATCAGTCATATTCTGGAGCACTGTTGAGGTTTAACAAAGTCAAAAGGCATTCTTTAATAAGGGATTTTAAGATTAGAACTCTTTCAGAACAATCACTCAAGATCTCCTTAgatttatcagtaacacaatatTGGGATTGTTAAGAAGTTCCTTTTACACTGTGACAAAAATGTAGCCTTAATATTACTTGGGAGGAGAATCTTATTGACCCATAAGAGGAGTGAAGGACATTGTCAGTTTTGAGCCAACATAGAATATGGGTCAAAGGTACCTTGGAACAAATCGACACAACTTGACCCAATTCAGCATCAGCTCAAAATGGCACAAAATTTCCTTCTCCAGACTTTGTCATTttctgaagagattgcagaggcactagtagtgatgtttcaagaatcacttgagtcATGAATAGTTCCagatgactagaaaattgcaaatgtcactccactctttaagaaaggaagaaggcaaaaTACATGGAATTATAGCCTAGTTTGCCTAATTTTAGTGGCAGATAAAATTTTAGAtttcattattaaagatgaggtttcagggtagttGGAAGAATATGGtgaataggtcaaagtcagcatgatttcattAAGGGAACCAGAGCTTTTCCTCCAGGGTCAGTGGTGGGTCTGCTATTGTTCAAGCTAtgtgttaatgatctggaagatggaattgaaagctttgtagccaagtttgcagaacgATACAAAGtaaggtggagggcaggtagtgttgaggaagcgcgGAGCATGCAGGAGGACTTGGACAGTCtggggaatgggcaaagtagtggcaAATAGGATACGGCATATGAAAATGCAGTTcaatagaagaaataaaggtgtaggctattttctaaatggagagtgaATTTAGACATCAGGGATACAAAGGGACTAATAAGTTCTAGTGCATGATTCCCTGAAAGTTAGCTTGTAAGCTgagtcaagttcattgtcaccTTTCATTTAAGGCAATGGTCAGACCACcgttggagtattatgagcagtatCTAAAGAATGATGTGTTATcggtggagagggtccagaggatgtttatGAAAATGTTCCTGGGGATAAGtgggttaatgtataaggagagtttgatggctctgggcctgtagtcattgGAGATTAGGAGGAGGGGGGAATCTCTCAATGAAAccttctgaatattgaaaggcttggataaaataaacatggagaggatgtttccagtagtgggagagtctaggaccagaggggacagcctcagaataaaaaaatacccctttagaacaaaggtgattaGGATTTTTTTAACCAgtgggtggtgtatctgtggaattcatggtcacaggtggctgtggaggccacatcatgggtgtatttaaaatggaggatGACAAGTTCTTGTCTGGTGACAAAGTGGGAGGGAAGCatcagattgatcttggagtagggtaAAAGTttggcataacatcatgggctgaaggaactgcactgctgtactgttctatgttatggggagaaggcagcagatggggttaagaggggtaataaatcagtcatgatcaaatggtgaagACACTAtaagccaaatagcctaatttcactcctatgacttatggtctatTACAGGAGAAGATTGGGCCACCTTTACTGTCAATTGAAGTGAAAGCAGCCCTGCAACTCAAGCTGAAGTGCAGGAAAGTCTTCATTTAAGGGACATGGACTTTGCTGGCAAAACCATTGCCCATCCATATTTGGCCTTGAGTCGGTGGTGGCCAGTCAGCTGTTTGAACCACATTGGTTAATCACCTTTGACTTCCTACAATATTCTTGAGTAGGTTTCCCATGATTTAAACATAGTAACAGTGGtatatttccaaatcaggatgcTGCACAGCTTAGTGTTGAACCTTGAGATACAGGAGTACAACTGCATCTGCTGCTGTTGCTTTTCTAGGCGGCAGGGCTCATGAGTTTGGGAGATGCTGGCAGTGTTCCCGCAGTGAGGTGGGACACATTGGTGTGCATTCCTTTTGATGCCCACTGAATTCAGTTGTTACTTGAGCAAcatttcaatcttgtttacatcgATTAACTCAGTTGTTTACATTGTTTACTGCAGTCCTTTTCAGTAATCAAGCTACAAATACTAcaatattattgctaacctgcCAAAATGTTTTCAATTCCATTGGCCATAACATCTGTATTGACTTGAGCAAAGTTCTGCAGAGCAACAAGGAAGGCACTGATCACATTGGCTAGAAGCCCCAAGACACCTGGCTCACTGTAAAACACAGCAGCGAAACCTTCCGGGCTGGACATGTCTCTAGATCCAGAAATAATGAATAAATGAACATAATGATTTAATAGTGTGCAAACCACTGTTTTTTAAAGTCTAAACGAAATCAATTTGTAAATGGAAGTCAAAAAGAACTTAACATCACTGCGCCAAAATAAATCAGACACGGTAAGTATTAGAAAGAACAAAAGTGACAGAGTATTAGTTTATGTGAGACTGGAGgaaacatactgtatatacagtaaTCTAATATATATGCACAATGGGAATAGAGTGCATGCTCAAAGCTATATACTGcttccctgcactatatcatGGATGTGAACAAGGTAGTATCATCCTTTGTAGGTTAAGTGGCTTTTGCAAATGTAATGGTGCCTGTTAATGTGAACCTATTCAGGTTACATGATAGAAAATGATTAAAATTAATTGTTTGTAAATACTCATTTTGGCAAAATACAAactgtaaattaattttatatgCTTTTTCAGAGCACTATTGGATCTAGATTCTcctctctcttttgttttttttctctttgtcccATTCCATCCCTTTTTTTCACACCTGGATTGCTCCCCAGAACTTCCCCTTCAAGCCTTGGTTACCCCTTTCCTTCTCAGATCTCCTTGTTTTCATGTCTCATGGTGATCTTTCTCTCTAAATTTTCAGTCATGATACATTGTTCAATCACGTTTAAGGATATCTCCTTATGCTTGTCATCTCTTCTGACCTGACAAGGCTATTTCCATCCTCTTTTTGATCCACTGTGCCATGTACTTCCCTTATCTCTTGTGTTCCTCTTCTTGGACTGAGGTCCCTAATTGTCATTGGACTTTGGAACTCTGGACTGCTAGATGTTCTACTTGCCACCATACTTCTCTGCCTGTGATCTCCTGACATCCATCTTCAGTAAAATTGAAATACTCTGTCCTATCATAATCAATGTCCTATTATgccctttattttttttaaggCCAGTGTTTCTCAGCTGGAAATTATTCACCTAACCATTAACATAGCTAGCTCTCAGTTCTACTCTCTGGAGCATCAAAACTGTTTAGTGCTCTGGACCATTCTGGGAGCAAAATATTCATTCTTTGGCAACAAACTAAACATATATAGGAGTTTTTGGATCACTTTGTCACTCCCTTTCAATTCAttctatttcttcattttccttgcTTACTTAATTATCCCGTTTCCCTTAATCTCCCTCACCTCCGCTCCTACAATGTCCCTCCGCTTTCCCACAGTTTTCTATTCATACTCTCCACATCTCCTGGAACCTCTTCACCCCCATCTGTGTTTCTTCGGCCATTGATGGATGAAAGTTCAGCTCCTAGTCCCCTCCCGTTATGAAATCCCTCTTTGAACCACCACACAAGTTTTGTCTTTCAGAATCCCTGAAAGCTTACTGTATATACTGCTTTAATATGTTTTCCTGCATTTTTTCCCATTATGGATAACTAAACATGTTTTCATTTTAAAGATGCACCACAAAGTTAAAGTTGCCATTAGAAAAATAGTACATGATTAGTGTCATTGGAGCAATTATTTAATATTTAGAATATTAAACATTATAGCACTGCACGGGCTATTCGATCTGCAATGCTGTCCTGCTTGTAacatccatatcccttcattcccttcatattccaactaaaagcctcttaaactacGCTcatattccaggcacctaccactctctgcacatGTAAGGAAAATTACCACTCACATTATCCTTAAACTCTGCCCACCCCCAATCTTAAAAGCATGTACCCTTTTTGAaacttccaccctggggaaaaaattctgattgtctaccctatctacacctctcacaattcaataaaaaaaaaactcggttcaattctcccctcagcctccagtgctAGAGGGAAAACAGTCCAAGTCTATCTTAATATACCAAAATGGCTCAGTcaatttttagctttcttaaccttatgtatgcttcctttttccttccTGACTAAAATTAGAACCTCTTAGTCATTCAAGGTTCCCTTGCCTTATCACCTTACTCCTCACTGAAGTAGTGCAATGATTAATTCTGATCAGCTGGTTCTTAAACGAGAGGTAAACTGATTCTCTTCAATGCTAATCAATTTTGCAATAGTACTCTATACaactgcagcagctttgagaTTTCGAAGGAAATTCAATAATTAGTGAGGATGAAACGGAGGTTCCGACAAAACAAGTTCAGTATTTGTGTTTAAAATGCTTAATATTACGAAATTGGCGCCATCTAAAGGCAATGAAGAAAATATTATTTAGAAAGTTTGCCTAGCAGGGATACTGATCGCCGTCCATCCCCGAAGCGACACAGCAAGTGCTGGAAAACAACGTTATAGCTGCGTTAAACACCACAGCAGAGGCAACATTTTATTAACAACAAAATAACTCTGAAGTTACCGTGGGAGCCGGAAATCCGAAGAATGTAAGTTGGAGAGGGCTAAGGGAAACGCAGCCTTAACTGCCAAGGATTTCAAGATTTCAGACCTTCCTGATACCCCTTATTTCAGAACCCTGCAAAGGAATCTAATTTGAAAGAGCGTTACTAAGTGACTAGAATGTGGCAGAGACAGAATAAACTTTCAAACTATGCCAAAACTTGTTTCCGACGCGAGTATGTTCCGACATCAGCACCAC
This DNA window, taken from Hypanus sabinus isolate sHypSab1 chromosome 8, sHypSab1.hap1, whole genome shotgun sequence, encodes the following:
- the si:ch211-153b23.3 gene encoding uncharacterized protein si:ch211-153b23.3 translates to MSSPEGFAAVFYSEPGVLGLLANVISAFLVALQNFAQVNTDVMANGIENILAGVHLVLIGGVTQFLAGLMAFRKYDHLGGTAFVSFSALWSSFGATRIILGAYSPQNVTVVTLHPNKSSVATNNLTEALPQISESAVAGLVAYISVAFILSFCSATTNYIMPFVFGAITVTLIFEAVGLFSQWALIVSGIFELVIVAFGLYGATALLLKGVTQRYILPGFGNALFNVLLLGTNNKSSSKSIGEEKKKNTKYAEPMALGNLCSVISPFIFAFYCFGYMKTFYVGAVWVSINSIAQIYASYCSYLRNDVYFTTKFGVHSMYWLVKSWEEFILSALGNVDILNFSRARMTGDWFFLVTALILCLMSLNRSKLENIDNGFFFLLTISTIPQIANVPYYRFFGAVCSMYTALSLYVTFASLVNSIAEKALIPTGTQLLSSKTTQAILFAMKKWFTKAEELPPSTTVQLPDALFYICNGLAALSAIQGANLDLLQLHLTVPWVLIPGALFQIYVSRIQVRGGRRFGSVLPFCYAAVWATWTWLRFAGQLLNINLHTNGAFTAGAIAFLIVNMFLVVLAAYINIVLLVTTVIMEVIIICFLLFTLQKLPLPLEGVMLALFGLACVYGAAASFANHLFGKQLIPLGGPLFKANAPGKNRKKDENPLPCLTTSSRLTSGLRTIAKILDSGRVCGIPTDTVYALAASCQHPEAVESIYNIKERPAEKPICICISSLDQLTAVHPPFSPLLWEFMNQVYPGGISCIVKKGEWLKKLGVGAAYDRVGTKDSIMIRVPDHTVTAHLVNMTGPLAITSANPSGESDSIHHDMVITRLGHKIDGVLCDGTSNELVASTVINCTKIDQEGITILREGCVPAARVLQIFEQVKNKLD